In the Brassica napus cultivar Da-Ae chromosome A7, Da-Ae, whole genome shotgun sequence genome, one interval contains:
- the LOC106352655 gene encoding probable LRR receptor-like serine/threonine-protein kinase At1g29720 isoform X8, producing MTSLTTLHLASNYFTGSLPSSLGRLVNLEDVRVCDNNFTGVIPEFIGNWSRLRKLRHLYASGLKGPIPDEVARLENLTELSISDTTGINSFPYISSSAIKNLILRNVSLSGSIPSYIWNKTDLNTFLRRDLSFNKLTGEVEAVKAPKNTYLTGNMLSGNISAGVFLNDDKSNIDLSYNNLSLPSSCQEKSDINTYRSSNWKDNLSGMLPCAGPIKCLGYQKSLHINCGGESVNIKNSLGKINYQADNIEPTASTNQHSINWGVSNTGDFTDDGNDDDTYIISTDSPLPGEYSDLYKTARRSALSLVYYAFCLENGTYNVNLHFMEIQFTEELYMSLGRRIFDVYVQGKLFLRDFNIKEEANGTMKPIVQELKDVNVTNHVLEIRLYWAGKGTTLIPNRGYYGPLISAISLCHSQERRCGVEKTKHHTNYPMISGAIGGLVAILLLALGIYAARKRYIEDKSTKERAQGLQTNCFTWRQLQAATNNFDQANKLGEGGFGSVFKGELSNGTIIAVKQLSSESSQGNREFVNEIGMISGLNHPNLVKLYGCCVEKNQLLLVYEYMEKNSLALALFGKSSHKLNWSTRQKICVGIARGLEFLHHGSTIKMVHRDIKTTNVLLDTDFNAKISDFGLARLHDGEHSHISTKVAGTIGYMAPEYALRGHLTEKVDVYSFGIVAMEIVSGRSTVKKKGSADDVPLINWALTLEKRGDIMEVIDPILEGDFKSEEAVRMIKVALLCTNSTLSLRPTMSEAVQMLEGDLKITSVMPDHGLYGHNLSISKLMDIDTTTHGSSSTTTGTTDLEMKSSVSSYDLYPLNPESTILNS from the exons ATGACCAGCCTAACCACATT GCATCTTGCGTCCAATTATTTTACGGGAAGCCTTCCTAGCAGTCTCGGTAGACTAGTAAACCTTGAAGACGT TAGGGTATGTGATAATAATTTTACCGGAGTCATCCCAGAATTTATAGGCAACTGGTCTCGGCTCAGAAAGCT CAGACATCTATATGCTAGTGGACTGAAAGGACCTATTCCTGATGAAGTGGCCCGCCTAGAAAATCTTACTGAACT GAGTATTAGTGATACGACTGGGATAAACTCCTTTCCATATATATCGAGCAGCGCCATTAAAAACCT GATCTTGAGGAATGTGAGTTTGTCTGGTTCTATCCCTTCTTACATCTGGAATAAGACAGACTTAAACACTTT TTTGCGCAGAGATTTATCGTTTAACAAGTTGACTGGTGAAGTTGAAGCAGTAAAAGCACCCAAAAATAC CTATTTGACTGGCAATATGCTATCGGGAAACATCAGTGCTGGTGTTTTCCTAAACGACGATAAATCTAATAT TGATCTCTCTTACAACAATTTATCGTTGCCATCTAGCTGCCAAGAAAAGAG TGACATTAACACATACCGGAGCTCGAACTGGAAAGATAATTT AAGTGGGATGCTTCCATGCGCTGGTCCAATCAAGTGTCTGGGCT ATCAAAAATCATTACATATTAACTGTGGTGGCGAAAGTGTGAATATAAAAAACTCTCTGGGTAAAATCAATTATCAAGCTGATAACATTGAGCCTACCGCCTCAACAAATCAGCACTCGATTAACTGGGGAGTCAGCAACACAGGTGACTTTACCGATGATGGAAACGATGATGACACGTACATCATTTCAACTGATTCACCATTACCTGGAGAATATTCTGATCTTTATAAGACTGCACGTAGATCTGCCCTCTCTCTTGTTTATTATGCATTTTGCCTGGAAAATGGAACCTACAATGTAAACCTCCATTTCATGGAGATTCAGTTTACAGAAGAGCTATACATGAGTCTAGGTAGGCGCATATTTGATGTCTACGTCCAG GGAAAATTGTTCTTAAGAGATTTTAACATCAAAGAGGAGGCTAATGGGACTATGAAGCCTATAGTTCAAGAATTGAAAGATGTTAATGTGACCAATCATGTGTTAGAGATTCGCTTGTATTGGGCCGGGAAAGGGACAACCCTCATTCCCAACAGAGGATATTATGGTCCTCTTATCTCTGCAATTTCGTTGTGTCACA GCCAGGAGCGACGATGTGGAG TGGAGAAAACAAAACATCATACTAATTATCCCATGATTTCGGGGGCAATAGGTGGCTTGGTAGCAATTCTTCTCTTGGCTTTGGGGATATATGCAGCTCGAAAAAGATACATAGAAGACAAGAGCACAAAAGAAAGAG CTCAGGGTCTACAAACGAATTGTTTTACCTGGAGGCAACTACAAGCTGCAACAAACAATTTTGACCAAGCTAATAAACTTGGAGAAGGGGGTTTCGGATCCGTATtcaaa GGAGAACTATCAAATGGAACTATCATAGCAGTCAAGCAGCTTTCTTCTGAGTCATCCCAAGGAAATCGCGAATTTGTTAATGAGATTGGCATGATTTCAGGTCTGAATCATCCAAACCTTGTCAAGCTATATGGATGTTGTGTTGAGAAGAATCAGTTGCTTCTCGTATACGAGTACATGGAAAAGAACTCCCTTGCTCTTGCgctttttg GAAAGAGCTCCCATAAATTGAACTGGTCAACAAGACAAAAGATATGTGTTGGAATTGCAAGAGGCCTTGAGTTCCTCCACCACGGATCTACGATCAAGATGGTTCACCGTGACATAAAAACCACTAATGTGCTTCTAGACACTGACTTTAATGCAAAGATATCCGATTTTGGATTGGCTAGGCTCCATGACGGAGAACACAGTCACATTAGCACCAAAGTTGCTGGAACTAT CGGATATATGGCTCCTGAGTATGCACTACGGGGTCATTTAACAGAGAAAGTAGATGTGTACAGCTTTGGTATTGTGGCAATGGAGATTGTTAGTGGGAGGAGTActgtgaagaagaaaggaagtGCTGATGACGTCCCGCTTATAAATTGG GCGCTGACACTGGAAAAGAGAGGAGACATAATGGAGGTCATTGATCCGATCCTCGAAGGTGATTTCAAAAGCGAAGAAGCAGTGAGAATGATCAAAGTTGCTCTCCTTTGCACAAATTCAACTCTTTCACTAAGGCCAACAATGTCAGAGGCCGTGCAAATGCTTGAGGGAGATCTCAAAATAACAAGTGTTATGCCAGATCATGGTTTATATGGACATAACTTGAGCATCTCAAAACTGATGGATATAGATACTACGACACATGGTAGTTCGAGCACTACAACTGGTACGACTGATTTAGAAATGAAATCCTCTGTGTCTAGTTATGATCTTTATCCATTAAACCCTGAATCCACCATCCTTAATTCCTAA
- the LOC106352655 gene encoding probable LRR receptor-like serine/threonine-protein kinase At1g29720 isoform X7: MEWASLRYLTSISVCANRLTGNLPRGLENFKNLIYLSVEANQFSGTIPDELGNMTSLTTLHLASNYFTGSLPSSLGRLVNLEDVRVCDNNFTGVIPEFIGNWSRLRKLRHLYASGLKGPIPDEVARLENLTELSISDTTGINSFPYISSSAIKNLILRNVSLSGSIPSYIWNKTDLNTFLRRDLSFNKLTGEVEAVKAPKNTYLTGNMLSGNISAGVFLNDDKSNIDLSYNNLSLPSSCQEKSDINTYRSSNWKDNLSGMLPCAGPIKCLGYQKSLHINCGGESVNIKNSLGKINYQADNIEPTASTNQHSINWGVSNTGDFTDDGNDDDTYIISTDSPLPGEYSDLYKTARRSALSLVYYAFCLENGTYNVNLHFMEIQFTEELYMSLGRRIFDVYVQGKLFLRDFNIKEEANGTMKPIVQELKDVNVTNHVLEIRLYWAGKGTTLIPNRGYYGPLISAISLCHSQERRCGVEKTKHHTNYPMISGAIGGLVAILLLALGIYAARKRYIEDKSTKERAQGLQTNCFTWRQLQAATNNFDQANKLGEGGFGSVFKGELSNGTIIAVKQLSSESSQGNREFVNEIGMISGLNHPNLVKLYGCCVEKNQLLLVYEYMEKNSLALALFGKSSHKLNWSTRQKICVGIARGLEFLHHGSTIKMVHRDIKTTNVLLDTDFNAKISDFGLARLHDGEHSHISTKVAGTIGYMAPEYALRGHLTEKVDVYSFGIVAMEIVSGRSTVKKKGSADDVPLINWALTLEKRGDIMEVIDPILEGDFKSEEAVRMIKVALLCTNSTLSLRPTMSEAVQMLEGDLKITSVMPDHGLYGHNLSISKLMDIDTTTHGSSSTTTGTTDLEMKSSVSSYDLYPLNPESTILNS, translated from the exons ATGGAGTGGGCTTCATTGCGATACCTCACTTCAAT CTCGGTCTGCGCTAATCGTTTGACTGGGAATTTACCACGTGGGTTGGAAAACTTCAAGAATCTGATATACTT ATCTGTTGAAGCAAACCAGTTCTCCGGCACCATTCCTGATGAGCTCGGTAATATGACCAGCCTAACCACATT GCATCTTGCGTCCAATTATTTTACGGGAAGCCTTCCTAGCAGTCTCGGTAGACTAGTAAACCTTGAAGACGT TAGGGTATGTGATAATAATTTTACCGGAGTCATCCCAGAATTTATAGGCAACTGGTCTCGGCTCAGAAAGCT CAGACATCTATATGCTAGTGGACTGAAAGGACCTATTCCTGATGAAGTGGCCCGCCTAGAAAATCTTACTGAACT GAGTATTAGTGATACGACTGGGATAAACTCCTTTCCATATATATCGAGCAGCGCCATTAAAAACCT GATCTTGAGGAATGTGAGTTTGTCTGGTTCTATCCCTTCTTACATCTGGAATAAGACAGACTTAAACACTTT TTTGCGCAGAGATTTATCGTTTAACAAGTTGACTGGTGAAGTTGAAGCAGTAAAAGCACCCAAAAATAC CTATTTGACTGGCAATATGCTATCGGGAAACATCAGTGCTGGTGTTTTCCTAAACGACGATAAATCTAATAT TGATCTCTCTTACAACAATTTATCGTTGCCATCTAGCTGCCAAGAAAAGAG TGACATTAACACATACCGGAGCTCGAACTGGAAAGATAATTT AAGTGGGATGCTTCCATGCGCTGGTCCAATCAAGTGTCTGGGCT ATCAAAAATCATTACATATTAACTGTGGTGGCGAAAGTGTGAATATAAAAAACTCTCTGGGTAAAATCAATTATCAAGCTGATAACATTGAGCCTACCGCCTCAACAAATCAGCACTCGATTAACTGGGGAGTCAGCAACACAGGTGACTTTACCGATGATGGAAACGATGATGACACGTACATCATTTCAACTGATTCACCATTACCTGGAGAATATTCTGATCTTTATAAGACTGCACGTAGATCTGCCCTCTCTCTTGTTTATTATGCATTTTGCCTGGAAAATGGAACCTACAATGTAAACCTCCATTTCATGGAGATTCAGTTTACAGAAGAGCTATACATGAGTCTAGGTAGGCGCATATTTGATGTCTACGTCCAG GGAAAATTGTTCTTAAGAGATTTTAACATCAAAGAGGAGGCTAATGGGACTATGAAGCCTATAGTTCAAGAATTGAAAGATGTTAATGTGACCAATCATGTGTTAGAGATTCGCTTGTATTGGGCCGGGAAAGGGACAACCCTCATTCCCAACAGAGGATATTATGGTCCTCTTATCTCTGCAATTTCGTTGTGTCACA GCCAGGAGCGACGATGTGGAG TGGAGAAAACAAAACATCATACTAATTATCCCATGATTTCGGGGGCAATAGGTGGCTTGGTAGCAATTCTTCTCTTGGCTTTGGGGATATATGCAGCTCGAAAAAGATACATAGAAGACAAGAGCACAAAAGAAAGAG CTCAGGGTCTACAAACGAATTGTTTTACCTGGAGGCAACTACAAGCTGCAACAAACAATTTTGACCAAGCTAATAAACTTGGAGAAGGGGGTTTCGGATCCGTATtcaaa GGAGAACTATCAAATGGAACTATCATAGCAGTCAAGCAGCTTTCTTCTGAGTCATCCCAAGGAAATCGCGAATTTGTTAATGAGATTGGCATGATTTCAGGTCTGAATCATCCAAACCTTGTCAAGCTATATGGATGTTGTGTTGAGAAGAATCAGTTGCTTCTCGTATACGAGTACATGGAAAAGAACTCCCTTGCTCTTGCgctttttg GAAAGAGCTCCCATAAATTGAACTGGTCAACAAGACAAAAGATATGTGTTGGAATTGCAAGAGGCCTTGAGTTCCTCCACCACGGATCTACGATCAAGATGGTTCACCGTGACATAAAAACCACTAATGTGCTTCTAGACACTGACTTTAATGCAAAGATATCCGATTTTGGATTGGCTAGGCTCCATGACGGAGAACACAGTCACATTAGCACCAAAGTTGCTGGAACTAT CGGATATATGGCTCCTGAGTATGCACTACGGGGTCATTTAACAGAGAAAGTAGATGTGTACAGCTTTGGTATTGTGGCAATGGAGATTGTTAGTGGGAGGAGTActgtgaagaagaaaggaagtGCTGATGACGTCCCGCTTATAAATTGG GCGCTGACACTGGAAAAGAGAGGAGACATAATGGAGGTCATTGATCCGATCCTCGAAGGTGATTTCAAAAGCGAAGAAGCAGTGAGAATGATCAAAGTTGCTCTCCTTTGCACAAATTCAACTCTTTCACTAAGGCCAACAATGTCAGAGGCCGTGCAAATGCTTGAGGGAGATCTCAAAATAACAAGTGTTATGCCAGATCATGGTTTATATGGACATAACTTGAGCATCTCAAAACTGATGGATATAGATACTACGACACATGGTAGTTCGAGCACTACAACTGGTACGACTGATTTAGAAATGAAATCCTCTGTGTCTAGTTATGATCTTTATCCATTAAACCCTGAATCCACCATCCTTAATTCCTAA
- the LOC106352655 gene encoding probable LRR receptor-like serine/threonine-protein kinase At1g29720 isoform X9 — MTSLTTLHLASNYFTGSLPSSLGRLVNLEDVRVCDNNFTGVIPEFIGNWSRLRKLHLYASGLKGPIPDEVARLENLTELSISDTTGINSFPYISSSAIKNLILRNVSLSGSIPSYIWNKTDLNTFLRRDLSFNKLTGEVEAVKAPKNTYLTGNMLSGNISAGVFLNDDKSNIDLSYNNLSLPSSCQEKSDINTYRSSNWKDNLSGMLPCAGPIKCLGYQKSLHINCGGESVNIKNSLGKINYQADNIEPTASTNQHSINWGVSNTGDFTDDGNDDDTYIISTDSPLPGEYSDLYKTARRSALSLVYYAFCLENGTYNVNLHFMEIQFTEELYMSLGRRIFDVYVQGKLFLRDFNIKEEANGTMKPIVQELKDVNVTNHVLEIRLYWAGKGTTLIPNRGYYGPLISAISLCHSQERRCGVEKTKHHTNYPMISGAIGGLVAILLLALGIYAARKRYIEDKSTKERAQGLQTNCFTWRQLQAATNNFDQANKLGEGGFGSVFKGELSNGTIIAVKQLSSESSQGNREFVNEIGMISGLNHPNLVKLYGCCVEKNQLLLVYEYMEKNSLALALFGKSSHKLNWSTRQKICVGIARGLEFLHHGSTIKMVHRDIKTTNVLLDTDFNAKISDFGLARLHDGEHSHISTKVAGTIGYMAPEYALRGHLTEKVDVYSFGIVAMEIVSGRSTVKKKGSADDVPLINWALTLEKRGDIMEVIDPILEGDFKSEEAVRMIKVALLCTNSTLSLRPTMSEAVQMLEGDLKITSVMPDHGLYGHNLSISKLMDIDTTTHGSSSTTTGTTDLEMKSSVSSYDLYPLNPESTILNS, encoded by the exons ATGACCAGCCTAACCACATT GCATCTTGCGTCCAATTATTTTACGGGAAGCCTTCCTAGCAGTCTCGGTAGACTAGTAAACCTTGAAGACGT TAGGGTATGTGATAATAATTTTACCGGAGTCATCCCAGAATTTATAGGCAACTGGTCTCGGCTCAGAAAGCT ACATCTATATGCTAGTGGACTGAAAGGACCTATTCCTGATGAAGTGGCCCGCCTAGAAAATCTTACTGAACT GAGTATTAGTGATACGACTGGGATAAACTCCTTTCCATATATATCGAGCAGCGCCATTAAAAACCT GATCTTGAGGAATGTGAGTTTGTCTGGTTCTATCCCTTCTTACATCTGGAATAAGACAGACTTAAACACTTT TTTGCGCAGAGATTTATCGTTTAACAAGTTGACTGGTGAAGTTGAAGCAGTAAAAGCACCCAAAAATAC CTATTTGACTGGCAATATGCTATCGGGAAACATCAGTGCTGGTGTTTTCCTAAACGACGATAAATCTAATAT TGATCTCTCTTACAACAATTTATCGTTGCCATCTAGCTGCCAAGAAAAGAG TGACATTAACACATACCGGAGCTCGAACTGGAAAGATAATTT AAGTGGGATGCTTCCATGCGCTGGTCCAATCAAGTGTCTGGGCT ATCAAAAATCATTACATATTAACTGTGGTGGCGAAAGTGTGAATATAAAAAACTCTCTGGGTAAAATCAATTATCAAGCTGATAACATTGAGCCTACCGCCTCAACAAATCAGCACTCGATTAACTGGGGAGTCAGCAACACAGGTGACTTTACCGATGATGGAAACGATGATGACACGTACATCATTTCAACTGATTCACCATTACCTGGAGAATATTCTGATCTTTATAAGACTGCACGTAGATCTGCCCTCTCTCTTGTTTATTATGCATTTTGCCTGGAAAATGGAACCTACAATGTAAACCTCCATTTCATGGAGATTCAGTTTACAGAAGAGCTATACATGAGTCTAGGTAGGCGCATATTTGATGTCTACGTCCAG GGAAAATTGTTCTTAAGAGATTTTAACATCAAAGAGGAGGCTAATGGGACTATGAAGCCTATAGTTCAAGAATTGAAAGATGTTAATGTGACCAATCATGTGTTAGAGATTCGCTTGTATTGGGCCGGGAAAGGGACAACCCTCATTCCCAACAGAGGATATTATGGTCCTCTTATCTCTGCAATTTCGTTGTGTCACA GCCAGGAGCGACGATGTGGAG TGGAGAAAACAAAACATCATACTAATTATCCCATGATTTCGGGGGCAATAGGTGGCTTGGTAGCAATTCTTCTCTTGGCTTTGGGGATATATGCAGCTCGAAAAAGATACATAGAAGACAAGAGCACAAAAGAAAGAG CTCAGGGTCTACAAACGAATTGTTTTACCTGGAGGCAACTACAAGCTGCAACAAACAATTTTGACCAAGCTAATAAACTTGGAGAAGGGGGTTTCGGATCCGTATtcaaa GGAGAACTATCAAATGGAACTATCATAGCAGTCAAGCAGCTTTCTTCTGAGTCATCCCAAGGAAATCGCGAATTTGTTAATGAGATTGGCATGATTTCAGGTCTGAATCATCCAAACCTTGTCAAGCTATATGGATGTTGTGTTGAGAAGAATCAGTTGCTTCTCGTATACGAGTACATGGAAAAGAACTCCCTTGCTCTTGCgctttttg GAAAGAGCTCCCATAAATTGAACTGGTCAACAAGACAAAAGATATGTGTTGGAATTGCAAGAGGCCTTGAGTTCCTCCACCACGGATCTACGATCAAGATGGTTCACCGTGACATAAAAACCACTAATGTGCTTCTAGACACTGACTTTAATGCAAAGATATCCGATTTTGGATTGGCTAGGCTCCATGACGGAGAACACAGTCACATTAGCACCAAAGTTGCTGGAACTAT CGGATATATGGCTCCTGAGTATGCACTACGGGGTCATTTAACAGAGAAAGTAGATGTGTACAGCTTTGGTATTGTGGCAATGGAGATTGTTAGTGGGAGGAGTActgtgaagaagaaaggaagtGCTGATGACGTCCCGCTTATAAATTGG GCGCTGACACTGGAAAAGAGAGGAGACATAATGGAGGTCATTGATCCGATCCTCGAAGGTGATTTCAAAAGCGAAGAAGCAGTGAGAATGATCAAAGTTGCTCTCCTTTGCACAAATTCAACTCTTTCACTAAGGCCAACAATGTCAGAGGCCGTGCAAATGCTTGAGGGAGATCTCAAAATAACAAGTGTTATGCCAGATCATGGTTTATATGGACATAACTTGAGCATCTCAAAACTGATGGATATAGATACTACGACACATGGTAGTTCGAGCACTACAACTGGTACGACTGATTTAGAAATGAAATCCTCTGTGTCTAGTTATGATCTTTATCCATTAAACCCTGAATCCACCATCCTTAATTCCTAA